Proteins encoded together in one Triticum dicoccoides isolate Atlit2015 ecotype Zavitan chromosome 7B, WEW_v2.0, whole genome shotgun sequence window:
- the LOC119338265 gene encoding probable L-type lectin-domain containing receptor kinase S.7 encodes MAADLLLLRFVPLLLLLLAASLVPPASSASPSAGKNNTVSIDSATLSFSDLTLLGDAFLRNGSVGLTRDTGVPSSSAGTVLCSRPVALRGSANATASFAARFSFVIANQNAGSTGGDGIAFFISSDRATLGATGGYLGLFNSSVAAAAVPNDDDADDPAIVAVEFDTMVNAELGDPSDNHVGLDLGSPASVSAVDLADSGIVLKSGNLTTAWIDYRGVEHLLEVSLSYSGVKPKRPVFSAVVDLSPYLKEAMYVGFSASTEGSTQQHTIKEWTFQTFGLPPATNASSFTNTTSNVSEPAVPGVAASGGATSKKRFGRAITILGPVALAVAFMFFACVSVKKLAELSSKKDAVFLPGLLKGPRKFSHKELSMATRGFHASRVIGRGAFGTVYKAAMPGAATTYAVKRSTQAHQSRSEFVAELSVIACLRHKNLVQLEGWCDEKGELLLVYEYMPNGSLDKALYGDPCTLSWPERHNVAAGIASVLSYLHQECEQRVIHRDIKTGNILLDGNLSPRLGDFGLARLMDHNKSPVSTLTAGTMGYLAPEYLQSGKATDQTDVFSYGVVVLEVCCGRRPIDREEADKDGAGSKNNVNLVDWVWRLHGEDRLIEAADARLNGEFDREGMLRLLLVGLSCANPNCEERPAMRRVVQILNSEADPVPVPRKKPLLVFSSSASIKLQEMAFSCGDDVRGGYPAATTTNPASPRSEGADIER; translated from the coding sequence atggccgccgacctcctcctcctccgcttcgtgccgctcctcctgctgctgctagcGGCGTCCCTCGTGCCGCCCGCCTCCTCCGCGTCGCCGTCGGCGGGGAAGAACAACACCGTCAGTATCGACTCGGCCACGCTCTCCTTCTCCGACCTCACGCTGCTGGGGGACGCCTTCCTGCGGAACGGCTCCGTGGGGCTGACGCGCGACACCGGCGTGCCGTCCTCCAGCGCCGGCACCGTGCTCTGCAGCCGCCCCGTCGCACTCCGGGGCAGCGCCAACGCCACCGCCTCCTTCGCCGCCAGGTTCTCCTTCGTCATCGCCAACCAGAACGCCGGCTCCACCGGCGGCGACGGCATCGCCTTCTTCATCTCCTCCGACCGCGCCACGCTCGGCGctaccggcggctacctcggcctCTTCAACTCCTCGGTCGCTGCTGCTGCCGTTCCGAATGACGACGACGCCGACGACCCCGCCATCGTCGCCGTGGAGTTCGACACCATGGTCAACGCCGAGCTCGGCGACCCCAGCGACAACCACGTCGGGCTGGACCTCGGCTCGCCGGCCTCCGTCAGCGCGGTCGACCTCGCAGACTCCGGGATCGTCCTCAAGAGCGGCAACCTCACCACCGCGTGGATCGATTACCGCGGGGTCGAACACCTCCTCGAGGTATCGCTGAGCTACTCCGGTGTCAAGCCGAAGAGGCCCGTCTTCTCCGCGGTCGTCGACCTCTCGCCGTACCTCAAGGAGGCCATGTACGTCGGCTTCTCTGCCTCCACGGAGGGGAGCACACAGCAACACACCATCAAGGAATGGACCTTTCAGACCTTCGGATTGCCGCCGGCGACCAACGCCTCCTCCTTTACCAACACCACGAGCAATGTCTCGGAGCCGGCGGTGCCCGGCGTGGCCGCGAGCGGCGGGGCGACCAGCAAGAAAAGGTTTGGGCGCGCCATCACCATCCTCGGCCCCGTCGCGCTCGCCGTCGCGTTCATGTTCTTCGCCTGTGTGTCCGTCAAGAAGCTGGCGGAGCTCAGCTCCAAGAAGGACGCCGTCTTCCTGCCGGGGCTGCTCAAGGGGCCAAGGAAGTTCAGCCACAAGGAGCTGAGCATGGCGACCAGAGGATTCCACGCGAGCAGAGTCATCGGCAGAGGCGCGTTCGGCACGGTGTACAAGGCGGCCATGCCGGGCGCGGCCACCACGTACGCCGTGAAGCGGTCGACGCAGGCGCACCAGAGCCGGAGCGAGTTCGTCGCCGAGCTCTCCGTCATTGCCTGCCTCCGGCATAAGAACCTGGTCCAGCTCGAGGGCTGGTGCGACGAGAAGGGCGAGTTGCTGCTCGTGTACGAGTACATGCCCAACGGCAGTCTGGACAAGGCGCTGTACGGCGACCCCTGCACGCTCTCCTGGCCGGAGCGCCACAACGTGGCCGCCGGCATCGCGTCCGTGCTGTCCTACCTCCACCAGGAATGCGAGCAGCGCGTGATCCACAGGGACATCAAGACGGGCAACATCCTGCTCGATGGCAACCTGAGCCCCCGGCTGGGCGACTTCGGGCTCGCCCGGCTCATGGACCACAACAAGAGCCCGGTATCCACGCTCACCGCGGGCACCATGGGGTACCTCGCGCCGGAGTACCTGCAGTCCGGCAAGGCCACGGACCAGACCGACGTGTTCAGCTACGGCGTGGTGGTGCTGGAGGTGTGCTGCGGGAGGCGGCCGATCGATAGGGAGGAGGCCGACAAGGACGGGGCCGGGAGCAAGAACAACGTAAACCTGGTGGACTGGGTGTGGCGGCTGCACGGCGAGGACCGGCTCATCGAGGCCGCCGACGCGCGGCTGAACGGCGAGTTCGACCGGGAGGGGATGCTGCGGCTGCTGCTCGTCGGGCTGAGCTGCGCCAACCCGAACTGCGAGGAGCGGCCGGCGATGCGGCGGGTGGTGCAGATACTGAACAGCGAGGCCGACCCGGTGCCGGTGCCGCGGAAGAAGCCGCTCCTCGTGTTCAGCTCCAGCGCGTCGATCAAGCTGCAGGAGATGGCCTTCTCCTGCGGCGACGACGTCAGAGGAGGCTACCCGGCGGCCACCACCACCAACCCGGCGTCCCCGAGATCGGAGGGAGCCGACATAGAAAGGTGA